One segment of Pelotomaculum schinkii DNA contains the following:
- a CDS encoding PadR family transcriptional regulator: MVQILSNIEVILLSIVSEKPSYAYEIDKTIECRDMRRWVRVGVASIYQVLKRLEEKELVYSQKEKEGRMPDRKRYYITDSGRVALAEASKRLLSNLEWYYLDLNVGLETSDILTPEEMISCLTKRLSLVKSNIKRMKENFSVGIEMPYKKKEVIKNLIYFREAEERFLQEILQELQGGQL; this comes from the coding sequence ATGGTGCAAATATTGTCGAACATTGAGGTCATTCTGCTCAGTATTGTAAGTGAAAAACCTTCTTACGCCTATGAAATTGACAAAACAATCGAGTGCCGGGACATGAGAAGATGGGTCAGGGTCGGAGTAGCCTCTATATACCAGGTGTTAAAGAGGTTAGAGGAAAAAGAGCTGGTTTATTCACAAAAAGAAAAAGAGGGCAGGATGCCGGACAGAAAAAGGTATTACATTACAGATTCCGGTAGAGTAGCTCTGGCTGAAGCTTCTAAAAGGCTGCTTTCCAATCTCGAATGGTACTACCTTGACCTGAACGTTGGCTTGGAAACCTCTGATATCTTAACCCCTGAGGAAATGATCAGTTGTTTAACCAAAAGGCTTTCTTTGGTTAAATCCAATATAAAAAGAATGAAGGAAAACTTTTCGGTCGGCATCGAGATGCCATACAAGAAAAAGGAAGTTATTAAAAATCTAATTTATTTCCGTGAGGCAGAAGAGAGATTCTTGCAGGAAATACTTCAAGAACTGCAGGGCGGACAGTTGTAG